In Leptospira hartskeerlii, a single window of DNA contains:
- a CDS encoding protein kinase domain-containing protein encodes MIVTGFELKERLNAESASEVYKAVRKEDSKSVIIKFLPVLDELHPSVVNLRNEFEILNLLSSGYFVKPIKFEKLQDGFALFMDFVPGGSLKDFISKKPMTLSDFFPISIQLAERLSEIHSKKIIHKDLKPENIIFNKDEKQVRIIDFGISTRLNKEETSWSAPNILEGSIHYVSPEQTGRMNRSVDYRSDFYSLGITYYEMLLGKLPFDGDDLLQLVHAHLAKIPVSPKEARSEVPTVLSEIIMKLLAKNAEDRYQTARGLQGDLEKAFTLWKEKSDFPSFPLAQTDFSTEFKIPQKLYGRDEYIKTLLEEFKSVATNGRSRMVLIGGYSGVGKSSLVKEINKPLTESKGYFISGKFDQYNRNLPFSAIIQVFSSLVELILTESPERIEAWKSKIKKAIGANGKVVTDVIPELEIIIGKQDPVSELGPQENANRFYIVFQNFIKVFASPEHPLAIFLDDMQWADTASLELLKNLMEDVTVNYLFIILAYRDNEVDASHPFQVLLDTLEKEGLDPYKIVLQPLALKDVRQLLSDSLYISEDKTTELAEIVHSKTGGNPFFIGELLKQLAKEDSVYFDQGSGKPGEGVWKWDIAKIRNTKISDNVVELLVNRIRKLSPKIQETLELAACIGSSFDLALLTRILETDYKTALSSLQETIAEELIVPIGENYRLAESFEETAANKDKNYQTAKTVTFRFQHDRVQQAAYEIIEEEKKKKIRLQLGRFLIEGADPKQIEDNIFDIANHMNIGSGLITEPAEKLKLAQLDLIAGKKAKNSTAYKPALSYIAKARELLFLLPEASQGDDALWNAKYELCYSIFRELGETQYLTGNFDDSQKTIDTLLKYARSPIEKADACNLLIIQYSALGKFDLALPMIIKALQPLGVDIPEKDHEKVTGEEIEIVNKALEEKTVDSLLDLPLIQKQEQIMAVNLLISAIPTVYNFALSLFPIVSLKMVNLFLKYGNLSDPYGYSMYAILLTSGFQQYRRGYEFAELAVKVSEKYKNPSGITKAANILANYTTPFVRHLKYSEEINHRGIQASLESGEFLHGGYCAMNDAVNVVLQSKNLELVKPKIDGLLKFTRKVKNNLAIDTVLASALVVSNLRGKTASHLEFSIEEMSENDYIELCNSHQSPFPVCLFKIMKARTLLSYGESETALKELEESESMLGFISGQIAVEEHAYLYSLAMAANYKLSTQEQKAKFLERIKKNQQKLKVLSENAPENFEHKYLLVEAELARLEYKNWKAAKTYEQAVQLAGKNEYYNDEALAAELASKFWFSKGSAKIGSQYIAEAYQKYGRWGATKKQELLKTKFPEFIREKGRDTFRTTRTIGTLSTRTASATEVYSGQTLDFQSILKSSTAISGEIKLESLLDTLMQISIENVGAEKGVMILRRDGKLFVEAEGSTTDDEIRVLQGIPIQESKNIPISVIYYVERTKEDLVLRNAFADEKFNKDPYIRERKTKSVLCSPIIKQGELIGILYLENNLSEAAFTSDRLQTISILSSQAAISIDNALLYANLESKVAERTKELAQANDDLALKNQHITDSITYSLNIQQAILPSSEVLGSALSDYFVVFRPKDIVSGDFYWFSKQEDAIYIASVDCTGHGVPGALMSMIGNTLLNQIVNEIGITDPGSILEQLHKKVRQALKQDMDQTNSRDGMDLCLLKIEGNNLYFAGAKRPIFIGKGGILTEIKGDRFSIGGRQKEETRKFTTHSIPLENGIRTSVYLTTDGFMDQPNPDRQKIGTKGLLNFLSGIEHLSCEEQKERLESFLLAHQNGEAQRDDITLVGVILGGR; translated from the coding sequence ATGATCGTAACAGGGTTCGAACTAAAAGAAAGACTAAATGCCGAATCTGCGTCCGAAGTTTATAAAGCTGTTCGTAAAGAGGACAGCAAGTCCGTTATCATCAAATTTCTTCCGGTTTTGGACGAATTACATCCTTCCGTGGTCAATCTTAGGAACGAATTCGAGATCCTAAATTTACTTTCTTCAGGCTATTTTGTTAAACCTATCAAGTTCGAAAAACTCCAAGATGGGTTCGCTCTTTTTATGGACTTCGTGCCAGGAGGTTCCTTAAAGGATTTTATATCCAAAAAGCCGATGACTCTCTCGGACTTTTTCCCTATCTCCATCCAACTCGCGGAAAGACTAAGTGAGATCCATTCCAAAAAGATCATACACAAAGACTTAAAACCAGAAAACATCATATTCAATAAGGATGAAAAACAGGTCCGGATCATAGACTTCGGGATCTCAACAAGACTGAACAAGGAAGAAACTTCCTGGTCAGCTCCGAATATTTTGGAAGGTTCCATCCATTACGTGTCCCCGGAGCAAACAGGAAGGATGAACCGTTCCGTTGATTACAGAAGTGATTTTTATTCGTTAGGGATCACTTACTACGAGATGCTTCTTGGAAAACTTCCATTTGACGGGGACGATCTTTTACAATTAGTACATGCTCATTTAGCCAAGATCCCTGTTTCGCCAAAAGAAGCAAGATCCGAGGTCCCTACAGTACTTTCAGAAATTATAATGAAACTTCTCGCAAAAAACGCAGAAGATAGATACCAAACGGCAAGGGGACTCCAAGGAGATCTAGAAAAGGCATTCACTCTATGGAAAGAAAAGTCTGACTTCCCTTCTTTCCCTTTGGCCCAAACCGATTTTTCTACCGAATTCAAGATCCCTCAGAAACTTTACGGAAGGGATGAGTATATCAAAACACTTTTGGAAGAATTCAAGTCCGTTGCAACAAACGGAAGATCCAGAATGGTTTTAATCGGAGGTTATTCCGGCGTAGGAAAATCGTCACTTGTAAAAGAGATCAACAAACCTCTCACAGAATCCAAAGGTTATTTTATCTCCGGAAAGTTCGATCAGTACAATCGTAACCTTCCCTTCTCCGCTATTATCCAAGTATTTTCCAGCTTGGTAGAATTGATTCTAACCGAATCTCCGGAAAGGATCGAGGCCTGGAAGAGTAAGATCAAAAAAGCGATCGGCGCCAACGGAAAAGTGGTCACTGATGTGATCCCGGAACTCGAGATCATTATCGGAAAACAGGATCCAGTTTCCGAACTTGGCCCGCAAGAGAATGCAAACCGTTTTTATATAGTATTCCAAAACTTTATTAAGGTTTTCGCAAGCCCCGAACATCCGCTTGCAATCTTCTTAGATGATATGCAATGGGCGGATACCGCTTCCCTAGAGCTTCTCAAAAATCTAATGGAAGACGTAACCGTAAATTACCTTTTTATCATATTGGCTTACAGGGACAACGAGGTGGATGCCTCTCATCCTTTCCAAGTATTATTGGATACTTTGGAAAAAGAAGGATTAGATCCTTACAAAATCGTCTTACAACCTTTGGCCCTAAAAGACGTAAGACAATTACTTTCTGACAGTCTTTATATTTCGGAAGATAAAACCACTGAACTCGCGGAGATCGTCCATTCTAAAACAGGAGGTAATCCGTTCTTTATCGGGGAACTTCTAAAACAACTCGCAAAAGAAGACTCGGTCTATTTCGATCAAGGTTCCGGAAAACCTGGAGAAGGCGTTTGGAAATGGGATATCGCAAAGATCCGGAACACCAAAATTTCGGATAACGTAGTAGAACTTTTAGTAAACAGGATCCGTAAACTTTCTCCTAAGATCCAAGAGACTTTGGAATTGGCTGCATGCATCGGAAGCAGCTTCGATCTGGCACTTTTAACTAGAATTTTAGAAACGGATTATAAAACTGCACTCTCTTCTTTGCAGGAGACAATCGCAGAAGAATTGATCGTTCCGATAGGCGAGAATTATCGTCTTGCGGAATCCTTTGAAGAAACTGCAGCAAATAAAGATAAAAATTATCAAACTGCAAAAACAGTTACCTTTCGATTCCAACACGACAGGGTCCAACAAGCTGCTTACGAAATTATAGAAGAAGAAAAGAAAAAGAAGATCCGCCTACAATTGGGAAGATTCCTGATAGAAGGAGCGGATCCAAAACAGATCGAAGACAATATTTTCGATATTGCAAACCATATGAATATCGGCTCCGGTCTCATCACTGAACCTGCAGAAAAGTTAAAACTGGCCCAGCTAGATCTAATCGCAGGAAAGAAGGCCAAAAATTCCACCGCTTACAAGCCTGCTCTATCTTATATTGCAAAGGCGAGAGAACTACTCTTCCTTCTTCCGGAAGCTTCTCAAGGAGACGATGCTCTTTGGAATGCAAAGTATGAACTTTGTTACTCTATCTTCAGAGAGTTAGGCGAAACTCAGTATCTTACCGGGAATTTCGATGATTCTCAAAAGACTATTGATACTCTTTTGAAATACGCAAGATCCCCGATCGAAAAAGCGGATGCTTGCAATCTACTCATCATTCAGTATTCGGCTCTTGGAAAATTCGACTTAGCTCTTCCGATGATCATTAAGGCTCTCCAACCTTTGGGTGTGGATATTCCTGAAAAAGATCATGAAAAAGTTACGGGAGAAGAAATAGAGATCGTAAACAAGGCTCTGGAAGAAAAGACAGTAGACTCCTTGTTGGACCTCCCACTGATCCAAAAACAAGAACAGATCATGGCGGTGAATCTTTTGATCAGCGCCATTCCTACCGTTTACAATTTTGCATTATCACTCTTTCCGATCGTTTCCTTAAAGATGGTAAACCTATTCTTGAAGTACGGAAACCTTTCCGATCCATACGGATATTCAATGTATGCGATCCTTCTCACTTCAGGATTCCAGCAGTATAGAAGAGGTTACGAATTTGCGGAACTTGCCGTCAAGGTGAGTGAAAAATATAAGAACCCGAGCGGGATCACCAAAGCCGCGAATATTCTCGCAAACTATACCACTCCTTTCGTAAGACATTTAAAATATTCGGAAGAGATCAATCATAGAGGGATCCAAGCCAGTTTAGAATCCGGGGAATTCTTACATGGCGGCTACTGCGCTATGAACGATGCAGTCAATGTGGTTCTCCAGTCTAAAAATTTAGAATTAGTAAAACCTAAAATAGATGGTCTATTAAAATTCACTCGCAAGGTAAAAAACAACTTAGCGATCGATACCGTTCTCGCATCCGCATTAGTAGTTTCTAATCTAAGAGGAAAGACCGCTTCTCACTTGGAATTTTCCATCGAGGAAATGAGTGAGAATGATTATATAGAATTATGTAATTCTCACCAAAGTCCTTTCCCTGTTTGTCTCTTCAAGATCATGAAAGCAAGAACGCTTCTCAGCTATGGGGAATCGGAAACCGCATTAAAAGAATTAGAAGAATCCGAAAGTATGCTGGGATTCATTTCCGGTCAGATCGCCGTTGAAGAACATGCTTATTTATATTCTCTCGCGATGGCAGCGAATTATAAACTTTCTACGCAAGAACAAAAAGCAAAATTCTTAGAAAGGATCAAGAAGAACCAACAGAAACTAAAAGTCCTTTCCGAAAACGCTCCTGAGAACTTCGAACATAAGTATCTTTTAGTAGAAGCGGAACTTGCAAGATTAGAATACAAAAATTGGAAGGCTGCTAAAACATACGAACAAGCAGTGCAACTTGCGGGCAAAAACGAATATTATAATGACGAGGCTTTGGCAGCAGAACTTGCATCCAAATTCTGGTTCTCCAAAGGAAGCGCCAAGATCGGATCTCAATACATAGCGGAAGCCTATCAAAAGTATGGAAGATGGGGAGCTACTAAAAAGCAGGAACTTCTCAAAACCAAATTCCCGGAATTTATCCGAGAAAAAGGAAGAGATACTTTCCGCACTACCCGCACGATCGGGACCTTAAGCACAAGAACTGCATCTGCGACAGAAGTATATTCAGGCCAGACTTTGGACTTTCAGTCTATTCTGAAAAGTTCCACCGCAATCTCCGGAGAGATCAAACTAGAATCCTTATTGGATACTTTAATGCAGATCTCCATCGAGAACGTGGGTGCGGAAAAAGGAGTCATGATCTTAAGAAGGGACGGAAAACTTTTTGTAGAAGCCGAAGGAAGCACTACCGACGACGAGATCAGAGTGCTTCAAGGAATTCCAATCCAAGAAAGTAAAAATATTCCGATCAGCGTTATCTATTATGTGGAAAGAACCAAAGAAGATCTGGTGCTGCGTAACGCATTCGCGGACGAGAAGTTCAACAAGGACCCATATATTAGAGAAAGGAAAACAAAATCCGTTCTATGTTCTCCGATTATCAAACAAGGAGAACTGATCGGTATATTATATTTGGAGAATAATCTTTCCGAGGCCGCATTCACTTCGGATAGATTGCAGACTATCTCCATTCTATCATCGCAGGCGGCGATCTCCATCGATAACGCATTACTTTATGCGAATTTGGAAAGCAAGGTCGCAGAAAGAACTAAAGAATTAGCTCAAGCCAACGACGATCTGGCATTAAAAAACCAGCATATTACGGATAGTATTACATATTCATTGAATATCCAGCAGGCCATTTTACCTTCTTCTGAAGTACTGGGAAGTGCACTTTCCGATTATTTTGTGGTATTCCGCCCGAAAGATATAGTATCCGGAGATTTTTACTGGTTTTCAAAACAGGAAGATGCAATATATATCGCATCCGTAGATTGTACAGGCCACGGAGTTCCGGGAGCTCTTATGTCCATGATCGGAAATACTTTGCTCAATCAGATCGTGAACGAAATTGGTATTACAGATCCAGGTTCTATTTTAGAACAATTACATAAAAAGGTAAGGCAAGCCCTCAAACAGGACATGGACCAAACAAATTCAAGAGACGGAATGGATCTTTGCCTATTAAAGATTGAAGGAAACAATTTATACTTTGCGGGAGCAAAACGGCCTATTTTTATTGGAAAAGGCGGAATCTTGACCGAAATTAAAGGTGATAGATTCTCGATCGGCGGCAGGCAAAAAGAAGAAACGCGAAAATTTACTACACACTCCATTCCCTTGGAAAATGGAATACGTACGAGTGTTTACTTAACCACGGACGGCTTTATGGACCAGCCGAATCCGGACCGACAAAAAATTGGTACCAAAGGATTGTTAAACTTCTTAAGCGGGATAGAACATCTTTCCTGCGAAGAACAAAAAGAACGTTTAGAATCCTTCCTGTTAGCCCACCAAAATGGAGAAGCTCAACGGGACGACATAACACTTGTCGGTGTAATACTGGGGGGAAGATAA
- a CDS encoding SiaB family protein kinase, which yields MENEVINLFKTYQETSEYNLLVSFKGRLSQEVLTELGSMIRTSLSTESKIKKIFAVFIELAQNMLHYSAERKINEEQKDAGVGILIVRENSVGYHVASGNLVLNEKIEFLTERIQKINSMSKDELKSFYQQQLRSERPEDSKGAGVGLIDIARKSDGPLVFRFDKLDGKLSFFTISAFFTKEN from the coding sequence ATGGAAAATGAAGTCATAAATCTATTTAAGACTTATCAGGAAACCAGCGAATACAATCTGCTCGTATCCTTTAAGGGCAGACTGTCTCAGGAAGTTCTAACCGAATTAGGATCTATGATCCGGACTTCTTTGAGCACGGAATCCAAAATAAAGAAAATTTTTGCGGTATTTATTGAACTAGCGCAAAATATGCTGCACTACTCCGCTGAACGAAAAATTAACGAAGAGCAGAAAGATGCAGGCGTAGGGATCCTCATAGTTAGGGAAAATTCGGTTGGCTACCATGTTGCTTCGGGAAATTTGGTACTAAACGAGAAGATCGAATTTTTGACCGAAAGGATCCAAAAAATCAACTCCATGAGTAAGGACGAATTAAAGTCCTTCTACCAACAGCAACTTAGATCGGAGAGGCCGGAAGATAGCAAAGGAGCAGGTGTGGGATTAATCGATATTGCTAGGAAGTCAGACGGACCTCTGGTGTTTCGTTTCGACAAATTAGATGGCAAACTATCCTTTTTTACAATCTCCGCATTCTTTACGAAGGAAAACTAA
- a CDS encoding DUF1987 domain-containing protein translates to MESLHIQQTKTSPEIILESDKGLAEIIGESYPENAMAFYKPVFDWLAAIQTANKQIQFRFQMDYFNTSSSKVIMDILDNLQKYHDKGGKVEVEWLYKEDDEDMQETGEEFSSDLSLPFKMKSYK, encoded by the coding sequence ATGGAATCCTTACACATACAACAGACTAAAACTTCACCGGAAATCATCTTAGAATCGGACAAGGGGCTCGCGGAAATTATCGGAGAATCTTATCCGGAAAACGCAATGGCGTTTTACAAACCTGTCTTTGACTGGTTGGCTGCTATCCAAACTGCAAACAAACAGATCCAGTTCCGTTTTCAAATGGATTATTTTAACACCAGTTCTTCCAAAGTGATCATGGATATTTTGGACAATCTCCAGAAATATCATGACAAAGGTGGAAAGGTAGAAGTCGAGTGGCTCTATAAAGAAGACGACGAGGACATGCAGGAAACCGGAGAGGAATTCTCTTCCGACTTGTCCCTGCCTTTCAAAATGAAATCTTATAAATAA
- a CDS encoding adenylate/guanylate cyclase domain-containing protein, giving the protein MEKNETSKEQNTFFEQEFKLLSDAQSFLEDPNTKEDPKQKLKTLVGSYESLLKQSSKIMKIGDSTQHRLLKTQEALTDSNIMLEAAYMDLKLVTEIGKIITSSLEPKVIIQSVYENTKSIVPMDVLAFGTYDEEKKEIKYKFCVIDGRYVPAPSVDSLEEDNPSSYCVKQQKELITLDIEKDFPNYLSDIRKHFGENSQSALYFPLKVEERLIGILTVHSYSKNAFQPNQLNILRTLANYVAIGVDNADAYRTLSKRNKELKDSLEKIEVLNKSIEEERQKSENLLLNILPRSIADRLKGGEGVIADYFPSSTVLFADIVGFSKLTTKIQTPTRLVEILNRIFTEFDVIADKYKLEKIKTIGDCYMLAGGIPVPTEDHAHKAAQAALDMIHRLDELKPELEFEFNVRIGLHTGEVVAGVIGKNKFVYDLWGDSVNTASRMESHGATGRIHVSESVYLSLKDKYNFEDRNVIEVKGKGPMHTYFLQGIK; this is encoded by the coding sequence GTGGAAAAGAACGAAACTTCGAAAGAACAGAATACTTTTTTCGAGCAGGAATTTAAACTTCTCTCGGACGCTCAGTCTTTTTTAGAAGACCCGAATACTAAAGAGGATCCTAAACAAAAATTAAAAACTCTCGTAGGATCCTACGAGTCCCTTCTCAAACAATCTTCAAAGATCATGAAGATCGGGGACTCTACCCAACACAGACTTCTCAAAACTCAAGAAGCATTAACCGATTCTAATATAATGTTAGAGGCCGCTTATATGGACCTCAAACTTGTAACTGAGATCGGAAAGATCATCACTTCTTCTCTCGAGCCTAAAGTTATCATACAATCCGTTTACGAAAATACAAAGTCCATCGTTCCGATGGATGTGCTCGCATTCGGTACCTACGACGAAGAAAAAAAAGAGATCAAATATAAGTTTTGTGTAATAGACGGACGATATGTTCCAGCGCCTTCCGTAGATTCTTTAGAAGAGGATAATCCTTCTTCTTATTGCGTAAAACAACAGAAGGAACTGATTACATTAGATATCGAGAAAGATTTTCCGAATTATTTATCGGATATCAGAAAACATTTCGGAGAGAATTCCCAATCTGCATTATACTTCCCTCTTAAGGTAGAAGAACGTCTGATAGGGATTCTTACGGTTCACAGTTATTCCAAAAATGCGTTCCAACCCAACCAGTTAAATATCCTTAGGACCTTGGCAAACTATGTGGCAATCGGTGTGGATAACGCGGATGCTTATAGGACTCTTTCCAAAAGAAACAAAGAATTAAAAGACTCCTTGGAAAAAATCGAGGTCCTGAACAAGAGTATAGAAGAAGAAAGACAGAAGTCCGAAAATTTACTCTTAAACATTCTACCTAGAAGTATTGCTGATCGTTTAAAAGGAGGAGAAGGTGTTATTGCGGATTATTTCCCTTCTTCTACCGTTCTCTTTGCCGATATAGTCGGATTTTCCAAGCTTACCACTAAGATCCAAACTCCTACGAGATTAGTTGAGATCTTAAACCGTATTTTTACAGAATTCGATGTGATCGCCGATAAATATAAATTAGAAAAAATTAAAACAATAGGCGATTGTTATATGTTGGCCGGCGGTATTCCTGTGCCAACGGAAGACCATGCTCATAAGGCTGCCCAGGCAGCATTGGATATGATCCATCGTTTGGATGAATTAAAACCGGAGCTGGAATTCGAGTTTAATGTTCGAATCGGCCTTCATACCGGAGAGGTTGTTGCCGGAGTGATCGGAAAGAACAAATTCGTATACGATCTATGGGGCGATTCAGTCAATACCGCTTCTCGTATGGAATCTCATGGAGCCACCGGAAGGATCCATGTTTCTGAATCCGTTTATCTTTCCTTAAAAGATAAGTATAATTTCGAAGATAGGAATGTGATCGAGGTAAAGGGAAAAGGCCCGATGCACACTTACTTCCTGCAGGGCATTAAATAA
- a CDS encoding VOC family protein, translating into MRPFKILGVQQIAVGGDSKDKLKKFWVDTLGLQNIGSFRSEKENVDEDILQMGKGPYAVEVDIMEPVDPSKSPKVNDPKLNHIGLWVDDIHKAVEWLSAQGVRFTPGGIRKGAGGHDVTFIHPKGNEEFPLCGEGVLIELVQAPKEVIEALS; encoded by the coding sequence ATGAGACCGTTTAAAATTCTGGGAGTGCAGCAGATCGCAGTCGGCGGAGACAGTAAGGATAAACTCAAAAAATTTTGGGTGGATACTCTCGGACTGCAAAACATCGGTTCTTTTAGAAGTGAAAAAGAGAACGTAGATGAGGACATCCTACAGATGGGCAAAGGTCCTTACGCTGTAGAAGTAGATATCATGGAACCTGTGGACCCAAGCAAGAGTCCGAAAGTAAATGATCCAAAACTGAATCATATTGGACTTTGGGTAGATGATATTCATAAAGCAGTAGAATGGTTGAGTGCGCAAGGAGTTCGTTTTACTCCAGGCGGGATCCGCAAGGGTGCAGGTGGTCATGACGTGACTTTTATTCATCCTAAAGGAAATGAAGAATTTCCACTTTGTGGAGAGGGAGTTCTTATCGAACTCGTTCAGGCTCCCAAAGAAGTGATCGAAGCTTTAAGTTGA
- a CDS encoding endonuclease/exonuclease/phosphatase family protein, with translation MKLFKRILLVLLSVFALLLLLVYFSTFHPSDLESVQVKCEEGAPSLESSEPIKVLSWNVQYFAGRNRVFWYDVPDETGPDVGPSRVEIESTLKKVANVILERDPDFVLFQEVDDGAKKTYSENQSERILPLLSDRYPCQTEAFYWKAGFVPHPKIMGSVGMKLTIFSKYKILSASRHQLPTPPADPITRQLQLKRAVLEASVDVKDKKPLVLLNTHFDAFSMGTDTMQRQVAFVGQLLDKLDSEKSEWILAGDFNLLPPGFSRKHLHPNGAYFYSDDEEISPLFKKWNSTASLEELNGPNQEKFYTHVPNDPQIAKPDRTIDYMFYSKGLTKKEYIVLREGEALESSDHLPLEATFSLESR, from the coding sequence TTGAAATTATTCAAAAGAATCCTTCTGGTGCTATTAAGTGTTTTCGCTTTATTACTTCTGCTCGTTTATTTTTCCACATTCCATCCATCCGACTTGGAATCAGTACAAGTAAAATGTGAAGAAGGTGCTCCAAGCTTGGAATCTTCAGAGCCGATCAAGGTATTATCTTGGAATGTACAATATTTCGCAGGTAGGAATAGAGTATTTTGGTATGATGTTCCGGATGAAACCGGACCGGATGTCGGACCATCCAGAGTAGAGATAGAGTCCACTCTCAAAAAAGTGGCGAATGTGATCTTAGAGAGAGATCCTGATTTTGTTCTATTCCAAGAAGTGGATGACGGAGCTAAAAAAACGTACTCTGAAAATCAGTCGGAAAGAATTCTTCCTCTACTTTCGGACAGGTATCCTTGCCAAACGGAAGCATTTTATTGGAAGGCAGGATTTGTCCCTCATCCGAAGATCATGGGCTCCGTTGGGATGAAGCTGACTATATTCAGTAAATATAAAATTCTTTCCGCTTCTCGCCATCAGCTTCCTACTCCTCCTGCTGATCCGATTACCAGACAATTACAGTTAAAACGAGCCGTATTAGAAGCTTCGGTAGACGTAAAAGATAAAAAACCTTTAGTGCTTCTAAATACACATTTTGACGCATTCTCCATGGGAACGGATACTATGCAGAGACAGGTTGCATTCGTAGGTCAGTTATTGGATAAATTGGATTCTGAAAAGTCTGAATGGATCTTAGCTGGAGATTTTAATCTTCTTCCTCCTGGATTTTCCAGGAAACATTTACATCCTAACGGAGCGTACTTTTATAGCGACGATGAGGAAATTTCTCCTTTATTCAAAAAATGGAATTCAACTGCAAGTTTGGAAGAATTGAACGGTCCTAATCAGGAAAAATTCTACACTCATGTTCCTAACGATCCTCAGATCGCAAAACCGGATCGAACTATAGATTATATGTTCTACTCAAAAGGTTTAACTAAAAAAGAGTATATCGTATTAAGAGAAGGGGAGGCCTTGGAATCCAGCGACCATCTTCCTTTAGAGGCAACCTTCTCCTTGGAATCTCGTTAA